In the genome of Paenibacillus pabuli, one region contains:
- a CDS encoding glycoside hydrolase family 2 protein — MNKDKMTLTQLTPRPEYPRPQWIRSNWINLNGPWQFEMDHGKSGKERGYEQPEHPLSGTIIVPFCPESKLSGVAYTDFMAAVWYKREFSIPDTWMNGRILLHFGAVDYEAEIWVNGKAVGRHRGGYSSFHFDITSHVSSGTNVVTVYAEDDVRSGLQPRGKQSERFHSHGCDYTRTTGIWQTVWLEQVPEVYLSDMKVAADPDNACVHLDVQIGGNAAGGELAATARFDGKDVGSVTAVVHGPVVKLTIPLSEIHLWEPGNAKLYDLELNLDGQNQTSDTVTSYFGLRTVRLDGMAFRINDKSVFQRLVLDQGFYPDGIYTAPSDEDLRKDIEISMEIGFNGARLHEKMFEPRFLYWADRLGYLVWGEHANWGQDITTTESLARFLPEWMEGMERDFNHPSLIGWCPFNETWDRDGTRQDNDVLRIVYEMTKRMDPTRPVIDTSGNFHVVTDIFDLHDYDQNPETFRARYEPMKSGGEVFNTFPERQTYEGQPYFISEYGGIWWNPDQHDEKAWGYGDRPQSEEAFIARYEGLTNVLLDHPKMFGFCYTQLYDVEQEVNGLYTYDRRPKFDPETIRRINSRKAAIED, encoded by the coding sequence ATGAATAAAGACAAGATGACATTGACACAACTGACACCACGCCCGGAGTATCCTCGCCCTCAATGGATACGAAGCAATTGGATCAATCTGAATGGACCTTGGCAATTCGAGATGGATCATGGCAAAAGTGGAAAAGAGCGCGGTTATGAGCAGCCCGAACATCCCCTGTCTGGAACAATCATTGTTCCGTTCTGTCCAGAGAGTAAGCTGTCCGGTGTGGCCTATACCGATTTTATGGCAGCTGTATGGTACAAAAGAGAATTCTCGATCCCGGATACATGGATGAATGGACGCATATTACTTCATTTTGGGGCTGTTGATTACGAAGCCGAGATCTGGGTCAATGGAAAAGCCGTTGGAAGGCACCGGGGAGGTTATTCGTCATTTCACTTTGATATCACATCCCATGTGTCGTCGGGAACAAATGTCGTCACGGTGTATGCGGAAGACGATGTGCGTTCCGGGCTTCAGCCGCGAGGCAAACAGAGCGAACGATTCCATTCGCACGGCTGCGATTACACGCGGACAACCGGCATCTGGCAAACGGTGTGGCTGGAGCAGGTGCCGGAGGTGTATCTGTCCGACATGAAAGTCGCCGCTGATCCGGATAATGCATGCGTGCACCTGGACGTGCAAATAGGCGGTAACGCTGCTGGAGGGGAACTGGCTGCAACTGCCCGCTTTGACGGTAAGGATGTGGGATCGGTAACGGCCGTTGTTCATGGACCTGTTGTAAAGCTTACTATTCCATTATCCGAAATCCACTTATGGGAGCCGGGGAACGCCAAACTGTATGACTTGGAACTGAATCTGGATGGGCAGAATCAGACGAGCGATACGGTTACATCGTATTTCGGACTGCGGACGGTAAGGCTGGATGGCATGGCATTTCGAATCAATGACAAATCCGTTTTTCAGCGGCTAGTGCTGGATCAGGGTTTTTACCCGGATGGCATCTACACGGCACCCAGCGACGAGGATCTGCGCAAGGACATCGAGATCTCCATGGAGATTGGCTTTAATGGCGCGAGATTACACGAAAAGATGTTTGAGCCACGTTTCCTGTATTGGGCTGACCGGCTTGGGTATCTGGTATGGGGAGAGCATGCCAACTGGGGTCAGGATATTACAACCACCGAAAGTCTCGCTCGGTTCCTGCCGGAATGGATGGAAGGCATGGAACGTGACTTCAATCATCCATCACTTATCGGCTGGTGTCCGTTCAATGAAACGTGGGATCGTGATGGAACCCGGCAGGATAACGATGTGCTCCGCATTGTTTATGAGATGACTAAACGTATGGACCCGACACGTCCGGTCATTGATACCAGCGGCAACTTTCATGTGGTAACGGATATCTTTGATTTGCATGACTATGATCAGAATCCGGAAACGTTCCGGGCCAGATATGAACCGATGAAAAGCGGCGGCGAAGTGTTCAATACCTTTCCGGAGCGGCAGACGTATGAAGGGCAGCCTTATTTTATTAGCGAGTATGGCGGTATCTGGTGGAATCCGGATCAGCATGATGAGAAAGCTTGGGGTTATGGAGACAGACCGCAATCCGAAGAAGCTTTTATTGCACGTTATGAGGGATTAACCAATGTTCTGCTGGACCATCCGAAGATGTTCGGTTTTTGTTATACCCAGCTCTATGATGTGGAACAGGAAGTGAATGGACTGTACACGTATGACCGCCGTCCCAAATTCGACCCGGAAACGATTCGTCGCATCAATTCCCGCAAGGCTGCAATAGAAGATTGA
- a CDS encoding carbohydrate ABC transporter permease: protein MKYRKTMGNRMFDIFNYSLLTLLTLACLYPILHIVFASFSDPARLVAHKGLLLKPLGFTLDGYKLIFKDNSLLVGYKNTLIYVGLGTFINMVMTIMGAFVLSRRDLYFKNAIMIVITITMFFGGGLIPWFLLMKDIGLFNNLWAMILPTALSTWNIIILRTGFQAIPLELEEAATIDGASQARILMYVILPLSKATLAVIFLYYLVGNWNSWFNAMVLLQDRDKFPLQLLMKEILVANDSTATTMGSASGVVIDSAGSSTAYRELVKYCTIVVSTIPILMVYPFLQKYFVKGVYIGSIKG from the coding sequence ATGAAATATCGCAAAACGATGGGCAACCGAATGTTTGACATCTTCAATTATTCGCTACTGACCCTGTTGACGCTGGCCTGTCTATATCCCATTTTGCACATTGTGTTTGCTTCCTTCAGTGATCCGGCTCGATTAGTGGCGCATAAGGGACTTCTACTTAAACCACTGGGCTTCACTTTGGATGGATATAAGCTGATTTTTAAGGATAACAGTCTCCTGGTGGGTTATAAAAACACGTTAATTTACGTGGGTCTAGGCACTTTTATCAATATGGTCATGACCATTATGGGAGCTTTTGTCTTGTCCAGACGTGATTTGTATTTTAAAAATGCGATCATGATTGTCATCACAATTACGATGTTCTTTGGAGGCGGACTGATTCCGTGGTTCCTTTTAATGAAGGATATTGGCCTGTTCAACAATCTGTGGGCGATGATTCTGCCCACGGCGCTGAGTACGTGGAACATCATCATTCTGAGGACCGGCTTTCAGGCGATTCCGCTGGAACTGGAAGAGGCAGCGACCATTGATGGGGCGAGTCAGGCACGAATACTGATGTATGTGATTTTGCCACTATCCAAAGCCACCCTGGCGGTCATTTTCCTCTATTATCTGGTTGGCAACTGGAATTCCTGGTTTAATGCCATGGTGCTGCTGCAGGACCGGGACAAATTTCCGCTGCAGCTGTTAATGAAAGAAATTCTGGTAGCAAATGACTCCACTGCAACTACCATGGGTAGTGCAAGTGGAGTAGTGATTGATAGTGCTGGCAGTTCAACCGCTTATCGGGAACTGGTCAAATATTGCACCATTGTTGTGTCCACCATTCCAATACTGATGGTATACCCTTTCCTGCAAAAGTACTTTGTCAAAGGAGTATACATCGGTTCAATCAAAGGCTAA
- a CDS encoding ATP-binding cassette domain-containing protein produces the protein MQQRTTGNELGDWAIEAEGLVKIFGDKRAVDGVNLNVKAGTIYGVLGPNGAGKTTTIRMLGTLLRSDGGSAKIFGHDVVKESHIVRQLIGLTGQYASVDESLSANENLMIFSRLLGLGRAESKRKTAELLEEFGLTDAAKRPIKGFSGGMRRRLDLAASLIAQPPLIFLDEPTTGLDPRTRAQMWNTIRQLVKTGSTVLLTTQYLDEADQLADRVAVIDQGHVVAEGTVDDLKASVGTASLQLRIQEPTRIEHARQIVEQILRTDSSVSAEAGKITAPMANANIAADLLIAFRSANIDLAEMSVQKPTLDEVFLTITGQDAIGKASHTSQETKAVEELQA, from the coding sequence ATACAGCAAAGAACAACAGGTAATGAACTTGGAGATTGGGCCATTGAAGCAGAGGGGCTTGTAAAAATATTTGGAGATAAGCGTGCAGTGGATGGTGTAAATCTGAACGTAAAGGCAGGTACAATCTATGGCGTACTGGGCCCGAATGGAGCAGGGAAAACAACAACCATTCGGATGCTGGGTACGCTGCTTCGGTCCGATGGAGGATCAGCCAAAATATTTGGGCATGATGTGGTGAAAGAGTCACATATCGTGCGCCAGCTGATTGGACTTACAGGACAATATGCTTCTGTTGACGAGTCACTTAGTGCTAATGAAAATTTGATGATATTCTCACGACTGTTGGGTCTTGGCCGCGCAGAATCGAAGCGTAAAACGGCTGAACTGCTCGAAGAGTTCGGCTTGACAGATGCGGCGAAACGTCCGATCAAAGGGTTCTCGGGAGGCATGCGCCGCCGTCTGGATCTGGCGGCAAGTCTTATTGCTCAGCCGCCGCTGATCTTTCTGGACGAACCGACGACTGGACTTGACCCACGGACACGTGCACAGATGTGGAATACGATTCGCCAGTTGGTCAAGACTGGTTCAACAGTGCTTCTGACAACGCAATATCTCGATGAAGCGGATCAGCTGGCTGACCGTGTTGCCGTAATCGATCAGGGTCATGTTGTAGCCGAGGGTACGGTGGATGATTTGAAAGCTTCAGTTGGCACGGCGTCACTTCAACTTCGCATTCAGGAACCGACACGGATTGAACACGCTCGTCAGATTGTCGAGCAGATCCTTCGTACAGATTCCAGTGTATCGGCGGAAGCAGGGAAGATTACTGCACCGATGGCCAATGCGAATATTGCAGCAGATCTCCTGATTGCTTTCCGTTCTGCAAACATTGATCTGGCAGAGATGAGTGTCCAGAAACCTACACTTGATGAAGTATTTCTTACCATTACGGGCCAAGATGCGATTGGCAAAGCGTCTCATACGTCTCAAGAAACAAAAGCAGTGGAGGAGTTGCAAGCATGA
- a CDS encoding glycoside hydrolase family 43 protein, protein MTNRTTFCNPVALQSADPWVYRHSDGNYYFMRTRSNYLELIQSSRLSQIDEGIRKIIWTPEPGGRYSYHLWAPEIHFLNGKWYIYYTANDGGGDDSRRICVLENESPNPMDGDWVWKGALDTPVPGLDGTVLKLDGQLYFLYAGYGHFPDYGSAIYIMRMSNPYRLTGDHVLLTAPTLSWEKQGGMAINEGPVTLHRNGRVFLIFSASTTWSEDYALGMLTMNEGDDPMLASSWTKSPQPVFRKSTANGVYATGHNSFTTSPDGLEDWIVFHALPAPGADTGLRATRIQKFEWKTDGTPDFGVPFSDDHALQIPSGE, encoded by the coding sequence ATGACGAACAGGACAACTTTTTGTAATCCGGTGGCACTGCAATCCGCAGACCCTTGGGTCTATAGGCACTCCGATGGTAATTATTATTTTATGCGTACACGCTCTAATTACCTGGAGCTGATTCAGTCCTCGCGATTATCGCAAATTGACGAAGGGATTCGGAAAATCATTTGGACACCGGAGCCTGGCGGGCGTTACAGTTATCATTTGTGGGCACCGGAAATCCATTTTTTGAATGGGAAATGGTACATTTACTATACCGCCAATGATGGGGGAGGGGACGATTCACGGCGGATTTGCGTGCTGGAGAATGAAAGTCCGAATCCCATGGACGGCGATTGGGTGTGGAAGGGGGCACTGGACACTCCTGTCCCCGGTTTGGATGGTACCGTGCTGAAACTGGATGGTCAGCTCTATTTTCTGTATGCTGGCTACGGTCATTTTCCGGACTATGGCTCAGCGATTTATATCATGCGGATGTCTAATCCTTACAGGCTGACAGGTGACCATGTGCTGTTAACAGCGCCTACCCTATCTTGGGAAAAGCAGGGCGGAATGGCCATTAATGAAGGTCCGGTTACGCTGCATCGTAATGGACGCGTTTTTCTGATCTTCTCCGCAAGCACAACCTGGTCGGAAGACTATGCACTTGGCATGCTGACCATGAATGAAGGGGATGATCCAATGCTGGCCTCGTCCTGGACCAAGTCCCCGCAACCTGTTTTTCGGAAGAGTACGGCGAATGGTGTATATGCCACGGGGCACAACAGCTTTACAACGTCACCAGATGGCCTGGAGGACTGGATCGTATTTCATGCCCTTCCTGCACCGGGTGCAGATACGGGTTTACGAGCAACACGCATTCAAAAATTTGAATGGAAAACGGATGGAACACCTGATTTCGGTGTGCCCTTCAGCGATGATCATGCGCTCCAAATTCCATCCGGAGAGTAA
- a CDS encoding extracellular solute-binding protein, whose translation MVKFTKRLYSLLMVSVLMLSTAACSSGNDAGEAVSQEKEVAKERNNVTFEDISQDIRGNKNPTPEQADEVNQTLNDTYLGDLYDETIPNDYSAYPYKKDVTLDVWMPANPNIPDMNKHVVQKQVEQLTGIKVNFITPPVGQEADAFTLMISSGELPDIIINPERYPGGLEAGLNDGAYQDLTDLMETHAPNYSAWRNSDETRRKTTVTDSGKLLGFYGIAPYSEWTWFGTLIKKEALEKTGLEVPTTIEEWHTFLTKSKEVGFAEPLNYGSSYGQVFTGIINGAYGVWDWTFLDANGKVAWGPAQPKAKEYLTTMQQWNKEGLLNRDWATADFNQRMASAISDKTAVMMDSPDTMWSYWKQQNDIDFVGALNPVLNKGDKSATTYKNFKRTGTTAAITTQCDDVEAAMAWLDFNYSKKGWEILNYGEYGTVHLIDENGKPYFPEDSYIYKDPEGQPVATTLLKYRMHSWPAIRDEHNSNPLIVAKGSYSGNIRKEWTENMDTSMAMPPITFTQEEASREAELGNQLSTLRGEYFAKIIMGELQVDAYDKFLSDAKKMGLDEFLSIHQAALDRYNQR comes from the coding sequence ATGGTCAAATTCACAAAGCGGCTATACAGTCTGTTAATGGTGTCAGTGCTTATGCTTTCTACTGCAGCATGCAGTAGCGGAAATGATGCTGGAGAAGCCGTATCGCAGGAGAAAGAGGTTGCCAAAGAGAGGAATAACGTCACATTTGAGGATATAAGTCAGGACATTCGCGGCAACAAAAATCCAACACCGGAGCAGGCAGACGAAGTCAATCAAACGTTAAATGACACCTACTTGGGGGATCTGTACGATGAAACCATCCCGAACGATTACTCAGCGTATCCCTATAAGAAAGATGTCACGCTGGACGTTTGGATGCCAGCCAATCCCAATATCCCCGATATGAACAAACATGTCGTGCAAAAGCAGGTAGAGCAGCTAACCGGAATCAAGGTCAATTTCATCACACCACCCGTGGGGCAAGAGGCAGATGCCTTTACCTTGATGATTTCGTCCGGGGAGCTGCCCGATATCATTATCAATCCTGAACGATATCCGGGAGGTCTTGAAGCCGGTTTGAATGACGGAGCTTATCAGGATCTCACCGACTTGATGGAGACCCATGCTCCCAACTATTCAGCATGGCGGAACTCTGATGAGACGAGAAGAAAAACGACCGTTACCGATAGCGGTAAACTGCTCGGTTTTTACGGAATCGCACCGTATTCAGAATGGACTTGGTTCGGTACGTTAATCAAGAAGGAAGCACTGGAAAAGACGGGATTGGAAGTACCGACCACGATTGAGGAATGGCACACCTTTTTGACAAAAAGCAAGGAAGTTGGATTTGCTGAACCGCTGAATTACGGATCTTCTTATGGTCAGGTCTTTACGGGCATTATTAACGGCGCATACGGCGTATGGGACTGGACATTCCTCGATGCAAATGGAAAGGTCGCCTGGGGTCCTGCGCAACCAAAAGCCAAGGAATACCTGACAACGATGCAGCAGTGGAACAAAGAGGGCTTGCTTAATCGGGATTGGGCCACCGCAGACTTTAACCAAAGAATGGCAAGCGCGATCTCGGACAAAACCGCAGTCATGATGGATTCACCCGATACCATGTGGAGTTACTGGAAGCAGCAGAACGATATCGATTTTGTTGGAGCACTTAATCCTGTCCTGAACAAAGGCGATAAATCAGCAACAACCTACAAGAACTTCAAACGAACAGGGACCACAGCGGCAATTACCACGCAATGTGATGACGTGGAAGCCGCAATGGCTTGGCTTGATTTTAACTACAGCAAAAAAGGCTGGGAAATTCTCAATTACGGCGAATATGGAACAGTTCATTTGATTGATGAGAATGGAAAACCATACTTCCCGGAAGACAGCTACATTTACAAAGACCCTGAGGGCCAGCCTGTTGCGACTACTTTGTTGAAGTACCGCATGCACTCCTGGCCAGCCATTCGTGACGAGCATAATTCCAATCCACTAATTGTGGCCAAAGGCAGCTACTCCGGAAACATTCGGAAAGAGTGGACGGAGAACATGGATACGAGCATGGCAATGCCTCCAATCACGTTTACTCAGGAAGAAGCATCACGAGAAGCTGAACTGGGCAACCAGTTGTCCACGCTGAGGGGTGAGTATTTTGCCAAGATCATCATGGGCGAACTTCAGGTTGATGCATATGACAAGTTTCTAAGCGATGCCAAGAAGATGGGGCTGGATGAATTCCTGAGTATCCATCAGGCAGCGCTGGATCGGTATAACCAAAGGTAG
- a CDS encoding ABC transporter permease — translation MLTVRKNRELRSGMINPKRKNTGQIIKKDFKKNWFAYMLAIPVIAWFLVFCYGPMWGVLIAFKDFKPLLGFADSQWVGFKHFIEFFQGPYFWRVVKNTLLLNVWGIVFGFTAPILLALMLNEARNSRFKKVVQTITYMPHFISLVVVCGMIHIFTADEGIITQVLQFITGKEYSSLLGYSSMFRPIYIFSGIWQSIGWESIIYLAAMSTIDPTLYEAADMDGVGRIKKMWHITLPQISPVIVILFIFAIGGLMASGYEKIILLYNPLTYDTADVIASYVYRRGLREASLSYSTAVGLLSAIINFALLWATNRIAKRHSEVSLW, via the coding sequence ATGCTGACTGTACGAAAAAACAGGGAGCTGCGCAGTGGGATGATCAACCCCAAGCGCAAAAATACCGGTCAAATCATCAAAAAGGATTTTAAAAAGAACTGGTTTGCCTACATGCTGGCGATCCCGGTGATCGCTTGGTTTCTCGTCTTTTGTTACGGACCGATGTGGGGCGTGCTGATTGCCTTTAAGGATTTCAAGCCGCTTCTTGGCTTCGCAGATAGCCAGTGGGTTGGGTTCAAACATTTTATAGAATTTTTCCAGGGTCCTTATTTCTGGAGAGTGGTCAAGAACACGCTGCTGTTAAATGTGTGGGGCATTGTATTTGGTTTTACGGCCCCGATCCTATTGGCATTAATGCTGAATGAAGCCCGGAACAGCAGATTCAAAAAAGTCGTACAGACCATTACCTACATGCCTCACTTCATTTCACTCGTCGTTGTCTGCGGTATGATTCATATCTTTACTGCTGATGAAGGCATCATCACCCAGGTATTGCAGTTCATCACAGGCAAGGAATACAGTTCACTGCTGGGGTACTCCTCCATGTTCAGGCCCATTTATATCTTTTCGGGAATCTGGCAGAGTATCGGGTGGGAGAGCATCATTTATCTGGCTGCGATGAGTACGATCGATCCTACGTTGTACGAAGCAGCGGATATGGACGGCGTAGGGAGAATAAAAAAGATGTGGCATATTACGTTGCCCCAGATCAGCCCGGTGATCGTCATTCTGTTCATATTTGCAATCGGCGGCCTGATGGCATCCGGTTACGAGAAAATTATCCTTCTATATAATCCGTTGACCTATGATACCGCCGATGTCATTGCATCTTACGTATATCGAAGAGGGTTAAGGGAAGCAAGTCTGAGCTATTCCACAGCTGTTGGACTGTTGAGCGCAATCATCAATTTCGCTTTGCTGTGGGCGACGAACCGAATTGCCAAACGCCACTCTGAGGTCAGCTTATGGTAG
- a CDS encoding family 43 glycosylhydrolase, with product MKIINYRNKLLLALCAFLIFPMGQTTHAATVQNNFYNVVMQDGADPWVYKHTDGFYYFTKTTGGNVTIWKSAQLTTIDAAPNTVVNTGCCGIWAPELHYINGTWYIYYAKDDGDNVNHRMYVMENTSADPTQGTWQYKGQITDPTNKWAIDGTVLQVNGQLYFIWSGWEGDTNVRQNLYIAHMSNPWTIDSNRVEIARPTYAWETNHSPNVNEGPQVIVRNGVISLVYSASGSWTNDYCLGLITASASSNLLNPASWSKRSQPIFQSGNGLYGPGHHSFTKSPDGTEDWIMYHTAKFNNSGWNREIRLQKFTWNADNTPNLGAPVNPNAPIALPSGEKSIVRYEGEEGIFGGIAYASQSPSGSGGMKAGHMDTADSYVEFNVNAATAGPYILLARTANGTTGGNWSNLLLSVNGGTASPFYITNKGWENWGLSTARVQLKAGVNKIRFSKGEGYGELDFFDIKPAN from the coding sequence ATGAAGATAATAAATTACAGGAACAAATTGTTGCTGGCCTTGTGTGCATTTCTTATTTTTCCCATGGGACAGACGACGCATGCAGCTACCGTTCAGAATAACTTCTATAATGTTGTGATGCAGGATGGAGCAGATCCATGGGTTTACAAGCACACAGACGGATTTTATTATTTTACGAAAACAACCGGTGGTAACGTTACCATCTGGAAGTCAGCTCAATTAACAACCATTGATGCGGCTCCAAACACAGTGGTGAATACCGGCTGCTGCGGCATCTGGGCACCTGAGCTTCATTACATCAACGGTACATGGTATATCTATTATGCCAAGGATGATGGAGACAACGTCAATCATCGCATGTATGTGATGGAAAATACATCAGCTGATCCCACACAGGGGACTTGGCAATACAAAGGGCAGATCACCGACCCCACCAACAAGTGGGCCATCGACGGGACAGTATTACAGGTAAACGGACAGCTCTACTTCATCTGGTCGGGCTGGGAAGGGGATACGAATGTAAGGCAGAATCTATACATTGCCCACATGAGCAATCCTTGGACCATTGATTCGAATCGTGTAGAAATAGCACGACCAACCTACGCCTGGGAAACCAATCATTCCCCAAATGTAAATGAAGGACCGCAGGTGATCGTACGAAACGGTGTGATTAGTCTTGTGTATTCGGCAAGTGGTAGCTGGACCAATGACTATTGTCTTGGGCTTATTACCGCCAGTGCCTCAAGTAATCTGCTGAATCCGGCATCATGGAGCAAGCGCAGTCAACCTATCTTTCAATCCGGCAACGGCTTGTATGGTCCGGGCCATCATTCCTTTACGAAATCGCCTGATGGAACTGAGGACTGGATCATGTACCACACAGCGAAATTCAATAATTCCGGATGGAATCGTGAGATCCGCTTGCAGAAGTTCACCTGGAATGCTGACAATACCCCGAATCTGGGTGCACCGGTGAATCCCAATGCCCCTATTGCCCTGCCTTCGGGAGAAAAATCAATCGTTCGATATGAGGGTGAAGAGGGAATCTTTGGGGGAATCGCTTACGCATCTCAAAGTCCTTCCGGTTCTGGCGGTATGAAAGCGGGCCATATGGATACGGCGGACAGCTATGTTGAATTTAACGTCAATGCAGCAACTGCAGGCCCATATATTCTCCTGGCAAGGACCGCGAATGGCACCACAGGCGGCAACTGGTCCAACCTTCTGTTGAGTGTGAATGGAGGTACAGCCAGCCCTTTCTACATTACGAACAAGGGATGGGAGAATTGGGGCCTGTCTACAGCGAGAGTTCAGCTCAAGGCTGGTGTAAACAAAATCCGCTTTTCCAAAGGGGAAGGGTATGGTGAACTGGACTTTTTTGATATCAAACCTGCCAATTAG